In one window of Amblyomma americanum isolate KBUSLIRL-KWMA chromosome 9, ASM5285725v1, whole genome shotgun sequence DNA:
- the LOC144105033 gene encoding uncharacterized protein LOC144105033, whose amino-acid sequence MAATRGPVEDASRARPEQQQQGPLVNIDDEEYSGGSTAEILSSPPPPPFYRVRDPPNIRCKRCRSSLGEPSGGTRPTAWKLVAAAAMTVGAIAFCFFFVAWYRAGASDTAAAAGDRRALGRAGRDGPGSGWGRDPGHHRAASTQGGGCVGCVEGSHCRRLEDGSLICTQNCLAAEEWPCRSGLCVSKYSRCDGLADCDDLSDEVGCPCDEDVNFRCGLNTSCLPLDRRCDGRADCWDIADELHCPVEECPPGDPKAYHCHSWHCISSELVCDGEDDCDDGSDEGGCPADVGVQE is encoded by the coding sequence ATGGCCGCCACCCGAGGGCCTGTCGAAGACGCGTCCCGTGCCCGCccggaacagcagcagcaaggcccGCTCGTGAACATCGACGACGAGGAGTACTCGGGCGGCTCCACCGCGGAGATCCTCagctcgccgccgccgccccccTTCTACCGCGTCCGGGACCCGCCCAACATCCGCTGCAAGCGCTGCCGTTCCTCCCTGGGCGAACCCAGCGGCGGCACCCGTCCCACCGCCTGGAAGCTCGTAGCCGCTGCCGCCATGACCGTGGGCGCCATcgccttctgcttcttcttcgtCGCCTGGTACAGGGCCGGCGCGTCggacaccgcggcggccgcgggcGATCGGCGTGCCCTGGGACGCGCGGGTCGCGACGGGCCCGGGTCTGGCTGGGGCCGGGACCCCGGCCACCACCGCGCAGCTTCGACCCAGGGCGGCGGTTGCGTGGGTTGCGTGGAAGGCAGCCACTGCCGCCGGCTCGAAGACGGCTCCCTCATCTGCACCCAGAACTGCCTGGCCGCCGAAGAGTGGCCCTGCCGCTCCGGACTGTGCGTGTCCAAGTACTCGCGCTGCGACGGGCTCGCcgactgcgacgacctgagcgacgAGGTGGGCTGCCCCTGCGACGAGGACGTCAACTTCCGGTGCGGCCTGAACACGTCGTGCCTGCCGCTGGACCGCCGGTGCGACGGCCGCGCCGACTGCTGGGACATCGCGGACGAGCTGCACTGTCCGGTCGAGGAGTGCCCGCCGGGAGACCCCAAGGCGTACCACTGCCACTCGTGGCACTGCATCTCCTCCGAGCTGGTGTGCGACGGCGAGGACGACTGCGACGATGGCAGCGACGAGGGCGGCTGTCCCGCCGACGTCGGCGTCCAGGAGTGA